In Chitinophaga oryzae, the sequence CCGCGATGGTCGCCTTTTCGATCATGGTGCTGTGTTCTTTCAGTAGTTCCTCAAAAACATATTTCATGATCTGGTCGCCGAAGTACTGGGAAGCATCCCGGGGCAGTTCGTTGGGCAGATTGCTGACGCACATCATGTCTACCGTATCCGGGAGATAGGGGGCTGTTTGTTCCATCGTTTCTTTGACGACGCCGTACACCGGGTCGTCGATGGTACTGTCGCCCAGGTTGCAGGGAACGGAGCCATTGGTGTCGTCGGTGATATCCGCGATCACTTTGATGCGGAAGTTCTCTTTTTTAAGGTCAGCCGCGTTGAACAGGGGAGGGATGTTATGGTCCCAGTAGATGCCGTTCATCAGCACATCGCTGACGGTGACATAGGGGAGGAAGCGGCATTCATAGGCTTCCGGATGTGCGTGGAAATCGGCACGGCTATAGGTCTTGTCGTTTTTCCGCAGGTACAGTTCACCCGCTTTCAGTTGCGTGTAAACGGGGTACGCGTATTGGTTGACCAGGTACTCTTCCGGCGGGATATACTTGATGCCGAGCAGTCCCATGATCTCCAGCACGCCCGCGGCCACGCGGCCGGAGCCGGTCACCACAATTTTCATCGGTGGCAGTTTCACGCCAAAATAATGCGTGATCAGTTCCTGGAAATCGTGGCAGGTATGTACCGGTTTGAAGGAGAAGGCGTTTGTTTTCCTGCCGAGGGCCAGCAGTCCGTTATGGGCGCCGACTACGCCGGCGAAGAAGCCGAAGCCGAGGATGCGCTGTCCGTCCGGATGTACGAGGCATTCGTAATCGATCAGCGTGATGTTTTTTTCCAGGATCACCTGCAGCATATGTCGGTTGTGCGGTTGTTTTTTCTTGGTGTGGCTGAAAAAAAGGTAGGTCTTGCCCGCGACCAGGAACTCCGGCGGCACCTCTTTGATACCGAGCAGCAGCGCGCAGCCGCTGAGGTCTTCCTGCAGCGTGATGCCCGCTTTCCGGTATTCTTCATCCCTGAAACAGCGGTGCGGTGAGGGTTGTACCAGTACTTCCACCTGGGGGTAATGTTCCATGATCCACTGGCACTGCCGGGGAGTGAAAGCCACGCGGTTGTCGTGTGGTTGTTTCTCTTCGCGGATGAGCCCTATTGAAATCCTTTTTTCCATCTTTGAATTTACTGTAATTTTTAATGCCGTTGTAACCGGGCGGATTACACGAACATATTTTTAAAAATATATTTTGTGGATTAAAAAAAGTTTTTCTACATTTGCATCCCGCTTGACGCGGAAAAGGTCTTGAAAAAGATTGCCCAGATGGCGGAATTGGTAGACGCGCTAGACTCAAAATCTTGTTTCGGCAACGGAGTGCAGGTTCGATTCCTGTTCTGGGCACAAGAAACTACCAAAAGGAAAAGGCTCTCGGAAGAGGGCCTTTTTTGTTTGGCCGAAGTGCCGGTACCCTTCCTTGCCCATATTCCACTGAATAGATGCGGCTTTGTATTAGTGAATGGATTATACTGACAGCCATTTTTTTTGCGCGGCTTTTTCGCTGACTATTTTCCTGTTATGGATGCAGGCGTTAATAACTCTGCCCGTGATCACTCTTTCTGCTATAGCGGTTAAAGGCAACATGCAGGTCATGTTGTGGGTGACTGCGCTACTCCTGCCGGTTGCGAATCAGCACCCGATTGTTCTTACGCTCCTCCGGCTACGGAGTAGGCGGCATTATACCAGGTTAATGAAAATGCCGGTTATATGCCGTTATGACCGGCATCTTGCTCTTGTGCTGCGGGTGCAATTGTAAATTGCAACTTCGGGCAGGCCATCAGAGTTTATAACAGCAAAAGACCACATCCGGCACTCAGCTTTAAGACGCCTGAATGTGTACATGAAAC encodes:
- a CDS encoding NAD(P)-dependent oxidoreductase, yielding MEKRISIGLIREEKQPHDNRVAFTPRQCQWIMEHYPQVEVLVQPSPHRCFRDEEYRKAGITLQEDLSGCALLLGIKEVPPEFLVAGKTYLFFSHTKKKQPHNRHMLQVILEKNITLIDYECLVHPDGQRILGFGFFAGVVGAHNGLLALGRKTNAFSFKPVHTCHDFQELITHYFGVKLPPMKIVVTGSGRVAAGVLEIMGLLGIKYIPPEEYLVNQYAYPVYTQLKAGELYLRKNDKTYSRADFHAHPEAYECRFLPYVTVSDVLMNGIYWDHNIPPLFNAADLKKENFRIKVIADITDDTNGSVPCNLGDSTIDDPVYGVVKETMEQTAPYLPDTVDMMCVSNLPNELPRDASQYFGDQIMKYVFEELLKEHSTMIEKATIAAGGTLTQHYAYLEDYVHPL